From Toxotes jaculatrix isolate fToxJac2 chromosome 7, fToxJac2.pri, whole genome shotgun sequence:
GGGTGTTGGGGGAGTGAGGCGTCACCCTCTCCTCTTCAATGTGTCAGTCCCCCATCATGAACGAATCACAGCAGCCGAACTACGCCTCTACACCCTTGTCCAGACTGACCGCCACCTCTACGCTGGTGTCGACCGCAAGGTCACAATCTATGAACTGGAATTGCATGACCTGGATGACAACATGACTGATGGGAACAATGTGAGAGGAGATGGATTCAGAGGGGGAGGGGAGCAGATAGAGCTGATAGAGCTGGCTTCACGACAGGTCTATGGCACTGACAACAGCTGGGAGGCCTTtgacctcactgctgctgttcaaCGCTGGCGCAAGTCTGACCATGGCACCACGCACCGGTTGGAAGTGCACATTGCCAGTAtggctgatgatgatgttcaAGGTATGACAGAAGACAGCAAAGACAAGAATCCACCTGAAGGAGACATGAAGATTGACACCAAtcctgaagaaaaacacaaaccccTGCTGATAGTTTTCTCTGATGACCAAAGCAGTGATCATCGTGGTGACAAGCGTGAACTGAGCGAGATGATTGACCATGAAACCTCGAACATGGTTCTGCAGAACGACTTAGGGATGGGCCTGTGGGGTGACCTCGGGAgggacagggaggagggagatgaagaaACTGAGCCAGATGAAGAGGACCTCATCCAGATGCGCTCCAATCTGATCTATGACACAGCATCCCGCATTCGTCGCAATGCCAAAGGCAACCACTGCAAGAAACAATCTCTTTATGTAGAGTTCAAAGATATTGGATGGGACAGTTGGATTCTAGCACCCACTGGTTATGATGCTTTTGAGTGCACTGGCATCTGCTCCTTCCCACTGACAAAGCATGTCACACCCACAAAGCATGCCATTGTCCAGACATTGGTCAACATCAACAGTCCTCAAAAGGCAGCAAGAGCCTGTTGTGTGCCCACCAAGCTGGACCCCATCTCCCTGCTGTATCTGGATGACACAGGTGTGGTCACCTACAAGTACAAGTTTGAAGGCATGGTGGTGGCTGAGTGTGGCTGCAGATAGTCCATGCTTTGAGAGAGTTTAACTCTTCGTAAAGTCTTACAATAGGAGGAAAGACACTGAACTAACAATAAGCTGGAAAAGGAGATAAGCCAAGAATGTCTTCAACAAAGGGACAACTGCTGGAATCTCTGTGAGGGTTACTCAGTGAGGCTAGTGCACATTTACTATTAATGAAACTATGTGTGCTCCAACTGAATGTGTGTGGACAAATATATGTTTCAAATGGTAAAACAGATACAAGTAGTTCATCTTACATGATCAAAGGCATGAAGATCAGTGACACTGGAGAGACACTGTGCTGCATATATACAGTCAACATGTTGTCAATTGTGATACCAACAAGAATAAAAAGGCACAGGATTCTTCAAAGGACCAAACCAAGCACATCCTACAGTGTGTGCAGCCTGGTGGGAACTAGTGGGTCAGCTGCCCCCCTCCCTCTACTTCCCTCTGacatctgtcttcctctccactTATCTCTGGCCTTCCCACTCGATGCAAACACTAATCAGCACTTCATGTGTCCTGGTGCAGTGAAATGACCTCCCTAAGGCAACCTGACAAGACATGAACTCTGTAGGCCcacctcctgcctcctgcaACCTCCTGATACGTAGGTGCTGTGCAGGGGTCCTGGTGGCAGGGTTATCTTTCCCAACCCTGTTTCCCACTTCACATGCCTCTTTTCCACTCCCCCGAGCTACAGCGATAGCAAGGTGTTGGGGTCTGAGAAACACATATGCCACCACTCAGGCTTGGAGAACTGGACGCCATTCTGGGCATCTTTTTAggtggtggggtgggtgggagaGGACATGGGGCCAGAGGTTGTCCACATTCCTAGGCAACAAACAATCTTAACTGGCTCAACTCACTGACCCAGTGCCATGTGCTCCCAACATATCTTCAGCTCCTCAGTTGAGTCATCGATCACTTTTATGTTAAAATGGCCTTTTGGAACGTTATTATCTGTAAGCTAAAATCAAGAGTGGAGAAGGGGGCACCTTGTTGCATTCCCTTTCATGGATCCCCAGAGGAAACacagttattttcttttgttctaaGCCTTTTGATACCTCTGCTGCTTGTGTCAAATAAAAGACTATTTATTGTtctaatttattaatttttacaacagatatatatatatatatatatatatatatgtaaatgtgtaaGTTACTTAGCGTAAGCAGGttttgtaaccatgacaatgcATTTGCAGCACAAAATGAATTTTGTTGGGAAGAGAAATGGTAACATTTTCTAAAACAATAAAGAACAATTACGTAACAAATCTCAAATGAAAAGTTGCCTTAACTATGACCTAATAATGGATTCTTACTTTTTCAAAAAGTTTACATAACATGTTATTCAAAAAGTCATGAAGATTCTCTCACGTCAAGAGGAATGTAAATATTTGGAGCTAAAATACCATACTGACATAttgtttttcacagttaaatTGTACATGATCTATTTCCCACATTACAATTTAACAGTCCACACATCTCGGTCGGtcatctttcttttccattttttaggAAGAAACTGCTAGACCAGTGAGATGATGTGTTGCTCACATCCAGATCATTCAGTCAGACAGTATCAGCTCACAGGTCATGGTTCATACAtaatacacaaacaaagaacCATGGGAAACTGAGTTGAAGATCTGCTAATGAACAAAATTGATGACTTGCTGCTCGCACTGACAGCGAGCAGATGCAGACAGCTGTGATGGAAAACCTGTTCGTGAAGAGAAAATTTGAACGAAAGGCAAAGCTATAGACTCGTATCTCTTTCTGTTCTaagttttctgttctctccatGTACCAACACACAATGAAGATATAAATAAAGGACACAGATCAGATTCTCTGAAATATGTAAAACTTTCTTCTGTTCATTTGTTGATAGGCATGTGTGCCACACCAGCATTGTATGAAAGGTGCAACATCTGCGGTCTTGGATGAAAATCAAAGACTAAGATAAAGGCAGACACATCagaacacacagtgagaaattGATAGTGATGTAAAGATAGGATTTTGGCAGGCAGCTGAGTTCAGTGTTAAAGTGCTCACGAAAAtgtctgagagaaaacaaggTGTATAAGTGATATGCAAATTTGAGCAAATGTCTAATGTATCCTACTGGCTGCATTACAAACTAGATGCAGTTCGAAATATTTTTGCTCAGCTGTCTCACAGATAAATGGATGTTCAGACTGACaacactctcacatctgtctgttcAAAATGAggtaaagtaaaaatgaaaatagctTGTTTCCCTTGTATCCAGTCTTTTTTTGCTAAGATTGACTGTTCCcaagcagcagcttcagactTCACTGACAGATGTGTGGTATCAATTTTCTCATCAGACTCTTGGCAAGAAGGCGACTGTGATAATCATATTTCTTTTAAGAGATTTTTGCAATAGTAACAGTTTACAGAAATGCTGGAGAGTGTTTTGTCTAGGGTGACTGTAGCTTATGCAATAAACCTACCATTACCACACTGTTACAAAATCATGCTGCTAAAATACTGATGCTTCTGCTCCTTCCTAGAATCGTGTTTTGACAAATGGGTTATTCTAGTTGTTGGTATCACCACACAATAAATTTGAATGTGCTGTACATACACTGATTTCCCATCTATAAGCAGCCAAACAATGTGTCATAACTTGCAGTTGTAGTTATAGAGGCCTGTGATAGTAATGTATGCGGCTTAAAGCTTCCTCAAATAAGTCTTTGGCAACAGCCCACTAATGACAAGTGCAATGAGAAATTCAGAAAGCAAACAAGTTGGCCACGGACTGACCTCCCATGTAAGATGAGAGCAGAGGTCATCTAAAAATGGTTTGAGACCAGAGGGCAAGAACCTCAGCCAGTTACTGTGACAACAGGCGGTCTCAGCTATGTAAAGCTCATTAATTGAATATTTACAGAACGGTGGAAGGAAAACGAATCTGGCCTTTGTCACTGAATGGCAAACATTCAGGAAATATGATGAAATGGGAAGTCTTTAGTATTTGCTCTGATGATAAGGACTGCTGCAGAGtgctctgtgctttttctttctcttgttttgacATGGCTCCATCTGCTGAAAGAATCTTAATCTCACTGCTGGATGTTATGCTGCAGCTCGAGAAGGATTTAGCCTACGTGATTAACATAGGAGCACACCTCACAATTTGTAAACAAACTGGACAGTTCCCTATGTACAGACAGTTCAGAGTGCTTCAGAATCCTGTAACGCTTCAGCGACTGACATCCTGACGTCTGCTGCAGGACATGATCCGCTGTGAacgtgtgttttggtgtgtcaTCCAAAGCTGCATGACTCGCCCTGACTCTGACGTGGGGTCTCTAATAAGGTCTGATTGTTTCCGTTTTGGGTCACATGTTTATCATTCCATCTCTTGGCAACACCACCACCCTGTACTTGTCTCTTACTCTTTCCTCAAGTCACCTCATTTTCCAGAGAAAGTGCAGTTTGCACAACCTTCACTTCATGTTCATATGCGAAAGTGCCTACAAATGTACAAACACCTTTTAACAATTTCCTTGCGACTCTGATGTTGTGAAACTTTGAAAAACCCACTGAAAGAGTCAGTAATGAATAGCAGATGTTCAGTGTAGTTCACATGCTCATGAAGACCAAGTAATACTACCCTCAAACTGATTTCTCAGCAAAATGAGTTCAGGGCAAGTCCGGACAAAAGAAGCATACAAGTGCCACTCTTCATTAAAAGTAAAGACCTACAAAAAGAGTCCCTAGTTCCAGAACACCTTTTTACCTGATCTCCCTTCACTTTGTCTTATTACATAGATTCAGTAATTTCCACTTCAAGGTCTCCGACTGTGCATTAGTGTTGTACCGCATTTGTTagtcactttggataaaagcttCTGCCAAATGGGTAAATATAAAATACGTAACTAGTTATTAAATTGGCAGCTGCCTGTGGGAAAAGTCTCATGCCTCTGTTGTAAAATCATGCTTAGAAAGGCACATTACATTCTCTCTCTACAAGAGTTGCATTTGGCTCCCCATGGGGAGTCACATACACTTCATCTCACTGTGATGAATAGCAGGAGGCATGAGTAATCTCAGGCTCTTTCCTATCATTACTGAAAAGAAGGAGAGGTAGCTACAAATTCTTTGTTATGATCTCAGATGAGTtctgcagaaaaccaaaaccattTCTGGATTTCAGGCagggttcagttttttttctttggtagaGACATTTTTTGTTGGATGGCCAAAGTAAACAACTGCAAGAgctctcttttctcattcataTACACACGTGTGCATAATTAATATAAATCTTGGGCAAAAATGTATATTCCAAATTTTAAATCCCATTTTCAAATCTCACCTGAGATTTTGTAGCTCTGTCTTTTGTCAGTTTGTAGATTTTGGCAAAACAACTTAAG
This genomic window contains:
- the bmp10 gene encoding bone morphogenetic protein 10 — its product is MASIWVSHLGTICTSKTLLLLFSILLFQGPLCGESSPISSAHQRHRPAPGLGDGHGGVVDPSLLEQHSSMDTKSLLESLKEQFLRTFNLSGLGPQLPPGSTREEPPEYMIELYNRFANDHSAMPSANIIRSFKNEDSSPSVVGVGGVRRHPLLFNVSVPHHERITAAELRLYTLVQTDRHLYAGVDRKVTIYELELHDLDDNMTDGNNVRGDGFRGGGEQIELIELASRQVYGTDNSWEAFDLTAAVQRWRKSDHGTTHRLEVHIASMADDDVQGMTEDSKDKNPPEGDMKIDTNPEEKHKPLLIVFSDDQSSDHRGDKRELSEMIDHETSNMVLQNDLGMGLWGDLGRDREEGDEETEPDEEDLIQMRSNLIYDTASRIRRNAKGNHCKKQSLYVEFKDIGWDSWILAPTGYDAFECTGICSFPLTKHVTPTKHAIVQTLVNINSPQKAARACCVPTKLDPISLLYLDDTGVVTYKYKFEGMVVAECGCR